One stretch of Paenibacillus sp. AN1007 DNA includes these proteins:
- a CDS encoding type II CAAX endopeptidase family protein: MKNKKFPKFKIRKAEPQQLTERLLLINLYFTQGLTLIIGVIWILLQKRNLFEVLAWPEHLQFLWWGLGLAGIMLVMDLVLSYVIPQESMDDGGINELLFQGRPIWHIVCIAAIVAVCEELLFRGAIQHAIGPYWTSILFAVIHIRYLRHWIPTGWVFLSSYGLGWIYIQSGTLWAPILCHFVIDLVSGLAIRFRRGS, from the coding sequence ATGAAAAACAAGAAGTTTCCGAAATTTAAAATTAGGAAGGCCGAACCACAGCAGTTAACCGAGCGCCTGCTGCTGATTAATCTTTATTTCACTCAGGGGCTGACTTTAATTATCGGGGTCATATGGATTCTGCTGCAAAAAAGAAATTTATTTGAGGTTCTGGCTTGGCCTGAGCATCTTCAATTTTTATGGTGGGGTCTTGGTCTTGCTGGTATTATGCTTGTCATGGATTTGGTACTGTCCTATGTTATACCTCAAGAGAGCATGGATGACGGCGGGATTAATGAGCTGCTGTTTCAAGGACGTCCAATCTGGCATATTGTATGTATAGCGGCCATCGTGGCTGTATGCGAGGAATTGTTGTTCCGAGGTGCGATCCAACATGCCATTGGTCCATACTGGACAAGTATTTTATTTGCAGTTATACACATTCGTTATCTTCGCCACTGGATTCCAACAGGGTGGGTGTTTCTATCGAGTTACGGGCTTGGCTGGATTTATATACAGTCTGGCACGTTATGGGCACCAATTCTATGTCATTTTGTTATTGATTTGGTATCCGGTTTGGCGATACGTTTTCGGAGGGGATCATGA
- the cmk gene encoding (d)CMP kinase, which produces MASQNTSDNGKMNVAIDGPAGAGKSTVARLVAEELGYIYVDTGAMYRAVSLHMIRKDISPDDMSQVLLEAQDLVIDLQPDRGGQKVFCNGEDVTSEIRSREVTGIVSRYAQIEGLRTQLVDIQRQMALRKGVVMDGRDIGTTVLPDAEVKIFMTASVQERALRRFKELEPSEGLTLEQLERDIATRDKLDENREVSPLRCAEDAIVLDTTKMNIHEVVDKIVSYCTMVRGESGL; this is translated from the coding sequence TTGGCAAGCCAGAACACATCAGATAACGGGAAGATGAACGTTGCAATTGACGGACCTGCTGGTGCCGGAAAAAGCACGGTGGCCCGATTGGTTGCAGAGGAACTCGGATACATTTACGTTGATACCGGCGCAATGTACCGTGCAGTATCCTTACATATGATTCGGAAAGATATTTCTCCGGATGATATGAGTCAGGTACTTCTGGAAGCTCAGGATTTGGTTATTGATTTACAACCGGATCGGGGTGGACAGAAAGTGTTCTGTAATGGGGAGGATGTAACTTCTGAAATCCGCTCCCGTGAAGTGACGGGGATCGTGTCTCGATATGCGCAAATCGAGGGGCTGCGTACGCAATTAGTGGATATTCAGCGGCAAATGGCTTTGCGCAAGGGCGTCGTAATGGATGGGCGCGATATCGGAACAACAGTACTGCCCGATGCAGAAGTGAAAATTTTCATGACTGCCAGTGTACAGGAGCGTGCTCTTCGCCGCTTCAAAGAACTGGAACCATCCGAAGGTCTGACGTTGGAACAACTGGAGCGAGATATTGCCACCCGTGATAAACTGGATGAGAATCGGGAAGTTTCCCCGCTGCGCTGTGCAGAGGACGCGATCGTCCTGGATACAACAAAGATGAACATCCATGAAGTGGTTGACAAAATCGTATCTTATTGCACAATGGTCAGAGGAGAGAGCGGTCTATGA
- a CDS encoding lysophospholipid acyltransferase family protein codes for MIYTFCKTVLRIMYTILFRLEAVGRENIPKDGGVLLCSNHISNFDPPTVGIKIRRQVRFMAKSELFNVPVLGPIIKAVGAFPVKRGGVSKESIKTSLNILRGGEVLGIFPTGSRHNDGGIGKKGAASFALRSGATVIPTAIIGNYKLFRKMKVVYGAPVNLDEFKDDTSGDALERATEKIMSKINEMTKTGVPSK; via the coding sequence ATGATTTACACCTTTTGTAAGACAGTACTGCGGATCATGTATACCATTCTTTTTCGCCTGGAGGCAGTTGGACGGGAAAATATCCCGAAAGACGGCGGCGTACTTCTATGCTCCAATCATATCAGCAACTTTGATCCGCCAACCGTTGGCATTAAAATTCGCCGTCAAGTGAGATTTATGGCTAAAAGCGAATTGTTTAATGTTCCGGTATTAGGGCCAATCATCAAAGCAGTTGGTGCCTTCCCCGTGAAACGTGGAGGCGTCAGCAAAGAATCCATCAAAACCTCACTCAATATTTTGCGTGGTGGTGAAGTGCTTGGTATTTTCCCAACCGGAAGCCGTCACAATGATGGAGGAATTGGTAAAAAAGGAGCGGCAAGTTTTGCTCTCCGCAGCGGTGCCACTGTAATTCCTACTGCTATTATCGGCAACTACAAGTTGTTTCGTAAGATGAAAGTAGTATACGGCGCACCGGTCAATTTGGACGAGTTCAAGGATGACACCTCTGGAGATGCTCTGGAGAGAGCGACCGAGAAAATTATGTCCAAAATTAATGAAATGACGAAAACAGGCGTGCCCAGCAAATAA
- a CDS encoding genetic competence negative regulator translates to MKIERLSHDKIRIFLTFDDLSERGIQKEDMWQELPKVHELFTEMMDQAYSELGFDATGPLAVEVFALPAQGMVVIVTRGKYDPQQYGSGHEDDLPEEVYEMEVTLEQSDSIVYAFKDFEVLIEAAHMLHQHVTDAGKLYSYKNKWFLHFEPDDVDTTKHAALIALLAEFGEGSSVTPAVMEEYGKLVIPEQAIEVICTHFKRQD, encoded by the coding sequence ATGAAAATAGAACGACTAAGTCACGATAAGATACGGATTTTCCTGACCTTTGACGATCTGAGCGAGCGCGGAATACAAAAAGAAGATATGTGGCAGGAACTACCGAAGGTACATGAACTGTTCACTGAAATGATGGACCAGGCTTACTCTGAACTTGGTTTTGATGCTACAGGTCCGCTGGCTGTTGAAGTATTCGCACTTCCCGCTCAAGGGATGGTTGTCATTGTTACTCGTGGAAAATATGATCCGCAACAATATGGTTCAGGTCATGAAGATGATCTTCCTGAAGAGGTATACGAAATGGAAGTTACATTGGAGCAAAGTGATTCCATCGTATACGCTTTTAAGGATTTTGAAGTGCTGATTGAAGCTGCCCATATGTTACATCAACACGTTACGGATGCGGGCAAACTGTATTCTTATAAAAATAAATGGTTCTTGCATTTTGAACCGGATGATGTGGACACGACCAAACACGCTGCCCTGATCGCTTTGCTGGCTGAGTTTGGAGAAGGTTCCTCTGTTACTCCGGCTGTTATGGAAGAGTACGGCAAGTTGGTTATTCCTGAACAAGCGATTGAGGTCATCTGCACCCACTTCAAACGTCAGGATTAA
- a CDS encoding flagellar brake domain-containing protein, protein MFPKVNEVLYIQIASADEKEEHKEYKSRIADTDDNSFLIEVPMQQGNSRLKRLFFGEELSISYINESGVRHYFNTYVTGFEEDVIRLVRIRKPLPDEISKIQRRSFLRVHASLELALQCEDLTRAVVLTEDIGGGGMSIYIEPELKIQEGQKLKCWLLVPYRNGAIDHVQFEAEVVRIKKLESGRELGMLKFSQITDSERQKVIKFCFERQLDYRMK, encoded by the coding sequence TTGTTTCCTAAAGTAAATGAAGTATTATATATCCAGATCGCATCGGCTGACGAAAAAGAGGAACACAAAGAATACAAATCGCGTATCGCAGATACAGATGATAACAGTTTCCTGATTGAGGTTCCGATGCAGCAGGGAAACAGCCGCCTGAAAAGACTTTTTTTTGGCGAAGAACTGTCCATCTCCTATATAAACGAGAGTGGAGTCCGTCATTATTTTAACACCTATGTGACCGGTTTTGAGGAAGATGTCATTCGCCTGGTACGCATTCGAAAACCGCTTCCTGATGAGATTTCCAAAATTCAGCGCCGCAGTTTCCTTCGTGTTCATGCCAGCCTCGAACTGGCACTCCAGTGTGAAGATCTCACTCGTGCAGTGGTTCTGACTGAAGACATTGGTGGCGGTGGAATGTCCATTTACATTGAGCCCGAATTGAAAATTCAGGAAGGACAAAAGCTAAAATGCTGGCTGCTCGTCCCTTATCGCAATGGCGCAATCGATCATGTGCAATTTGAGGCCGAGGTGGTGCGCATCAAAAAGCTGGAATCAGGGCGTGAGCTGGGAATGCTGAAATTTTCGCAGATTACGGATTCAGAGCGCCAAAAAGTGATTAAATTCTGTTTTGAGCGGCAGCTGGATTACCGTATGAAGTAA
- the der gene encoding ribosome biogenesis GTPase Der, translated as MARPVVAIVGRPNVGKSTIFNRIIGDRLAIVEDKPGITRDRIYGIGEWNGKAFSIIDTGGIEIDGEDVIMKSIRMQAELAIEEADVIVFMCDAKAGITQSDEEVAEMLYRSGKPIVVAVNKVDNIGRSELIYEFYGFGFGDPIGVSGSHGTGIGDLLDAIVEKLPELEEETYDEDVIRVALIGRPNVGKSSLVNAILGEERVIVSDVAGTTRDAIDTPFEKDGQRYVLIDTAGMRKRGKVYETTEKYSVMRAMRAIERADVVLIVINGEEGIIEQDKHIAGYAFEAGKASLFVVNKWDIVDKTDKTMKEFETKIRDHFLFMTYAPVVFLSALTKQRLQKLLPVVQRVAEQHSLRVQTHLLNDVVSDAVAINPPPTDKGRRMRINYVTQVAVKPPTMVIFVNDPELMHFSYERYLENKIRAAFDFEGTPIRIFTRRKSDEG; from the coding sequence ATGGCAAGACCAGTTGTGGCAATTGTCGGCCGACCGAACGTGGGTAAATCCACCATTTTCAATCGGATTATTGGCGACAGACTGGCCATTGTGGAAGACAAACCGGGCATAACCCGCGACCGGATCTACGGAATCGGTGAATGGAACGGTAAAGCATTCAGTATTATTGATACAGGTGGTATCGAAATTGACGGCGAGGACGTCATTATGAAATCCATCCGCATGCAGGCAGAACTTGCGATTGAAGAGGCAGATGTTATTGTATTTATGTGTGACGCCAAAGCAGGTATTACACAGTCTGACGAAGAAGTCGCAGAGATGCTGTACCGCTCAGGCAAACCAATCGTTGTGGCTGTCAATAAAGTGGATAACATTGGACGCAGTGAGCTGATTTATGAGTTTTACGGCTTCGGTTTTGGTGATCCAATCGGGGTATCTGGCAGTCATGGTACAGGGATTGGCGATCTGCTCGATGCCATTGTGGAGAAATTACCTGAACTTGAGGAAGAGACATACGATGAAGATGTGATTCGTGTAGCTCTGATCGGACGCCCTAATGTAGGTAAATCTTCACTTGTAAACGCAATTCTGGGCGAGGAACGTGTTATTGTCAGTGACGTAGCTGGAACAACCCGTGATGCAATTGACACTCCTTTCGAAAAAGACGGGCAGCGCTATGTGCTGATTGACACAGCCGGTATGCGAAAGCGCGGTAAAGTATATGAAACAACAGAAAAATACAGCGTGATGCGTGCAATGCGTGCAATTGAGCGTGCCGATGTAGTCCTGATTGTCATTAACGGCGAAGAAGGCATCATTGAGCAGGACAAGCACATTGCAGGTTATGCGTTTGAAGCAGGTAAAGCTTCATTGTTTGTAGTGAATAAATGGGATATCGTGGATAAAACGGATAAAACAATGAAGGAATTTGAGACGAAAATTCGAGACCACTTCCTCTTCATGACGTATGCTCCGGTTGTATTCTTGTCCGCGCTCACAAAACAACGCTTACAAAAATTGCTGCCTGTGGTACAGCGCGTAGCAGAACAGCACTCGCTGCGGGTGCAGACACATCTGCTTAACGATGTAGTATCCGATGCGGTAGCCATTAATCCGCCGCCAACCGATAAAGGGCGGAGAATGAGAATTAACTATGTGACTCAGGTAGCGGTCAAACCGCCAACCATGGTCATTTTTGTAAACGACCCTGAATTGATGCACTTCTCGTATGAGCGCTACCTGGAGAATAAAATCCGTGCGGCGTTTGATTTTGAAGGCACACCAATTCGCATATTTACTCGGAGGAAGTCCGACGAAGGTTAG
- the ypeB gene encoding germination protein YpeB, translating into MYKRLSSVMFPIFAVLLIGALVWGYQENQEKNAILIKAENQYQRAFHDLSFHMDKLHSEIGSTLAVHTSSQGMHRKGLMNVWRLTSEAQNEINQLPLGMLPFNETEEFLSRISKFAYHASMRDLTNEPLSEKEMGNLKTLYQNSSEITKNLKEVQQKVLSDRLRWMDAETVMATQDQTNDNSIVDGFRTVNKKVQEYPELDWGPSVSNMFAKRSVKKLGGLPVSKEQIQEKAAEFSNMESSKIQVQENGKGTDWESFTATAHHARNGKLMMDFTRNGGMLISYSDTRPVGAKKVSRQEAMNQADHFLENKGYKDMKAVNYDEFGNLANLTYVRKQGDTLIYPEKMSVRVGLDTGEVIGFQASDFVYEHNDKRQIPKAKLTAEQARKRLNSDFKENYVRKSLIENEYSKEVLCYEFGGRINGSRYRIYINANTGTEEAVEEIKPVNAAS; encoded by the coding sequence GTGTATAAACGATTAAGTTCAGTCATGTTTCCGATATTTGCAGTTCTCCTGATCGGTGCGCTTGTTTGGGGTTATCAGGAGAATCAGGAGAAAAATGCGATCCTGATCAAAGCAGAGAATCAATATCAGCGTGCTTTTCACGACCTCTCATTTCATATGGACAAATTGCATTCAGAGATAGGCAGCACACTCGCTGTCCATACAAGCTCACAAGGCATGCACCGCAAAGGGTTGATGAATGTGTGGAGGCTTACAAGCGAAGCGCAGAATGAAATCAATCAGCTTCCGCTCGGCATGCTTCCCTTCAATGAGACGGAGGAGTTCCTTTCACGCATTTCAAAATTTGCGTACCATGCTTCAATGCGTGACTTGACGAACGAACCGCTTAGTGAGAAAGAAATGGGCAACCTGAAAACACTGTATCAAAATTCTTCGGAAATTACGAAAAATCTGAAGGAAGTGCAGCAAAAAGTGCTGTCGGATCGTCTGCGCTGGATGGATGCTGAAACCGTCATGGCGACTCAGGATCAGACGAATGATAATTCCATTGTGGACGGCTTCCGTACAGTCAACAAAAAGGTGCAGGAGTACCCTGAACTTGATTGGGGTCCTTCAGTGTCTAACATGTTTGCCAAACGTTCCGTGAAAAAGCTCGGCGGACTACCTGTGTCCAAAGAGCAGATTCAGGAAAAGGCAGCTGAATTCTCAAATATGGAGAGCAGCAAGATTCAAGTTCAGGAGAATGGTAAAGGAACAGATTGGGAATCGTTCACAGCAACTGCTCACCATGCCAGAAACGGAAAACTGATGATGGATTTCACCCGCAACGGTGGAATGCTTATCTCTTACAGTGATACCCGGCCGGTAGGAGCTAAAAAGGTGTCCCGTCAAGAGGCGATGAACCAGGCAGATCATTTTCTTGAAAATAAGGGTTACAAGGATATGAAAGCCGTCAACTACGATGAATTTGGCAATCTGGCTAACCTTACGTATGTGCGTAAACAAGGGGATACATTAATATATCCCGAGAAAATGTCTGTGCGTGTTGGTTTGGATACAGGAGAAGTTATCGGTTTTCAGGCAAGTGACTTCGTCTATGAGCATAATGACAAACGTCAAATCCCGAAAGCTAAGCTTACAGCTGAGCAGGCGCGCAAAAGACTCAATTCCGACTTCAAAGAAAATTATGTGCGTAAATCGTTGATCGAGAACGAATACAGTAAAGAAGTGCTTTGTTACGAATTCGGGGGACGAATTAATGGTTCGCGTTACCGGATTTACATTAATGCCAATACTGGAACGGAAGAAGCTGTCGAAGAGATCAAACCTGTCAATGCTGCATCCTAG
- the rpsA gene encoding 30S ribosomal protein S1: protein MSEEMKNQEATQDELDQFVSLKKGDTVKGTIVKLEDNQAYVSIGYKYDGVIPIRELSSLHVDSASDAVEVGQEVEAKVLSIDDEKEKLVLSKRAIDSENAWEQLQKHFEDQDVFEVVVGDVVKGGLVADVGVRGFIPASMVERHFVEDFSDYKGRTLRVKVKEIDRENNKVILSQKDVLEQEFEANKAQVMAGLQEGQVIEGTVQRLTQFGAFVDVGGVDGLVHVSELAWTHVDKPSDVLSEGDKVNVKVLKVDPDKGKISLSMKAVQPGPWETAGDKFNTSDIVTGVVKRLVDFGAFVEIAPGVEGLVHISQISHKHIGTPHEVLKEGQEVQVKILDMNPSEQRVSLSIKETEEAPAQPQKSERPARNNAPREEINNPNVSLNNQGMSTTLGELFGDKLSKFK, encoded by the coding sequence ATGTCGGAAGAAATGAAAAATCAAGAAGCAACCCAAGATGAGTTGGATCAATTCGTTTCCTTGAAAAAAGGAGATACTGTAAAAGGAACCATCGTCAAATTGGAAGATAACCAGGCTTATGTAAGCATTGGATATAAATATGACGGTGTTATTCCAATTCGTGAACTGTCTTCGCTCCACGTAGACAGCGCTTCTGATGCGGTAGAAGTAGGACAAGAAGTTGAAGCTAAAGTACTCAGCATCGATGACGAGAAAGAAAAACTCGTTCTGTCCAAACGTGCTATTGACAGCGAGAACGCTTGGGAGCAATTGCAAAAGCATTTTGAAGACCAAGACGTGTTCGAAGTTGTTGTAGGTGATGTTGTTAAAGGCGGTCTGGTAGCAGACGTGGGCGTGCGTGGATTTATCCCGGCTTCCATGGTTGAGCGCCATTTCGTTGAAGACTTCAGCGACTACAAAGGACGCACACTGCGTGTTAAAGTGAAAGAGATCGACCGTGAGAACAACAAAGTGATCCTTTCTCAAAAAGATGTACTGGAGCAGGAATTCGAAGCGAACAAAGCACAAGTTATGGCTGGTTTGCAAGAAGGTCAAGTCATCGAAGGTACAGTACAGCGTTTGACTCAATTTGGCGCGTTCGTTGATGTGGGCGGAGTTGACGGTTTGGTCCACGTATCCGAGCTGGCTTGGACGCACGTTGACAAACCATCCGATGTATTGTCCGAAGGCGACAAAGTCAATGTTAAAGTGCTGAAAGTTGATCCTGACAAAGGCAAAATCAGCCTGAGCATGAAAGCAGTTCAACCAGGCCCTTGGGAAACAGCTGGTGACAAATTCAACACTAGCGATATCGTAACAGGTGTTGTAAAACGTCTGGTTGATTTCGGTGCATTCGTTGAAATCGCTCCTGGTGTAGAGGGACTTGTGCACATCTCACAAATCTCCCACAAACACATCGGCACTCCTCATGAAGTGTTGAAAGAAGGACAAGAAGTTCAAGTTAAAATCTTGGACATGAACCCGTCTGAGCAGCGTGTAAGCTTGAGCATCAAAGAAACGGAAGAAGCTCCTGCTCAACCACAAAAATCAGAGCGTCCAGCAAGAAACAATGCTCCACGTGAAGAGATCAACAATCCTAACGTGTCCTTGAACAATCAAGGTATGAGCACTACGCTCGGCGAACTGTTTGGCGATAAACTCAGCAAATTCAAATAA
- a CDS encoding polysaccharide deacetylase family protein produces the protein MLRNVVSMILIASMLLTACGDQNQSVSDAEQTSEKTTAASKDETNKITSGKAAESKDVTTDTADDSLDETLNETEETKASATSGHETTREEVVDKTYHMNSNYVIKPNNESSSAKVVLLTFDDGPKEEKMITSLIDTLDKHDAKAIFFVNGYRVKHQPELLQLIHERGQIIGNHAWDHEDLKKMPQAEAIKQVTDVQQLVKDIIGEQPQFFRPPFGSGNDALKGAVQQQGMLYMTWSNGSLDWDKSTKNKPDKVIQNVLDQLHPGSNILMHELPWTVEGLDELLTQLEQKGYSFVDPRAIEHQTR, from the coding sequence ATGTTAAGAAATGTCGTCTCCATGATTCTGATCGCGAGCATGCTGCTTACTGCCTGCGGTGATCAAAACCAGTCTGTATCCGATGCGGAGCAAACCTCAGAAAAAACGACTGCAGCCAGCAAGGATGAAACAAACAAAATAACCTCAGGCAAAGCCGCTGAGTCCAAAGATGTCACGACAGATACAGCAGATGATTCTTTAGATGAAACCCTTAACGAAACAGAAGAAACTAAGGCTTCCGCAACCTCTGGACATGAAACTACAAGGGAAGAAGTCGTAGATAAAACGTATCATATGAATTCGAATTATGTTATTAAACCCAATAATGAATCCAGTTCCGCCAAAGTTGTATTATTAACATTTGACGATGGACCAAAAGAAGAAAAAATGATTACTTCACTTATCGATACACTGGATAAACATGATGCCAAAGCTATTTTTTTTGTTAACGGATACCGCGTCAAGCATCAACCTGAACTGCTGCAGCTCATTCATGAACGTGGACAGATTATCGGTAACCACGCCTGGGATCACGAGGATTTGAAAAAGATGCCGCAAGCTGAGGCGATTAAACAGGTCACTGACGTTCAGCAGCTTGTGAAAGATATCATTGGTGAGCAGCCTCAGTTTTTCAGGCCCCCATTTGGCTCTGGTAATGATGCTCTCAAAGGTGCAGTCCAGCAGCAAGGCATGTTATATATGACGTGGTCTAACGGATCACTTGACTGGGATAAGAGCACCAAAAACAAGCCTGATAAAGTTATTCAGAACGTCCTGGATCAGCTTCACCCCGGAAGTAATATTTTAATGCATGAATTGCCATGGACGGTTGAAGGTCTTGATGAGTTGTTAACTCAGCTTGAACAGAAAGGATATTCGTTTGTTGATCCGCGTGCAATCGAGCATCAGACCCGATAA
- a CDS encoding metallophosphoesterase produces the protein MVLSAAAVLLLVHMWLEARSHVLRVDEVELTHLPSAFDGAVILYLSDTHKRLLKTKDIEELKGRVDWVLIGGDMAEEGISWSIVRQNMKILSSLAPAYAVYGNHDKKAAAAQLSKLLNDASVQLLQDKAVYLQKGTQHIRLIGLDYRSKKGKMLLQKTEGDSTILLVHDPLQALRLDLHADLILSGHTHGGQIVLPWLGPIFLSRAYRAVPSGWFSLKRSKDDSQGGKLLVSRGFGTNHLPLRLNCPAEIHLITLRVPAASSPDQ, from the coding sequence GTGGTTTTGTCAGCTGCAGCTGTGCTTCTGTTAGTGCATATGTGGCTTGAGGCTCGATCACATGTACTGAGAGTAGATGAAGTAGAACTAACGCATCTTCCGTCAGCATTCGATGGAGCCGTCATTTTGTATTTGTCCGATACACATAAACGCTTGCTGAAAACAAAAGATATAGAAGAGTTAAAGGGTAGGGTTGATTGGGTACTAATCGGGGGAGATATGGCCGAAGAGGGAATTTCCTGGTCCATTGTCAGACAAAATATGAAGATTTTATCGAGTCTGGCCCCGGCCTATGCAGTCTATGGCAATCACGACAAAAAGGCGGCTGCAGCTCAATTGTCCAAGCTTCTGAATGACGCGAGTGTGCAGTTGTTACAAGACAAGGCCGTTTATTTACAAAAAGGGACACAGCACATCCGGTTAATTGGATTGGACTATCGCTCCAAAAAGGGAAAAATGCTCCTTCAAAAGACGGAAGGTGATTCGACCATTCTTTTGGTTCACGATCCCCTGCAAGCGCTGCGGTTAGACCTTCATGCGGACTTGATATTAAGCGGTCATACACATGGAGGGCAAATCGTTTTGCCATGGCTCGGACCGATATTCCTGAGCAGGGCTTATCGAGCTGTACCGAGCGGGTGGTTTTCGTTGAAACGAAGCAAAGATGATTCTCAGGGCGGGAAACTGCTTGTGAGCAGAGGGTTTGGCACGAATCACCTCCCCCTCAGGTTAAATTGTCCCGCTGAGATTCATCTCATAACATTACGTGTACCTGCTGCGAGCAGCCCGGATCAGTAG
- the plsY gene encoding glycerol-3-phosphate 1-O-acyltransferase PlsY: MILSIAAIVLSYLLGSISFSVLLAKAIRGIDIRQHGSGNAGATNTLRILGKGPAAAVLLLDVIKGVAAVWIGIWLSDGSPWIAAFSGIAAIAGHNWPLYFHFRGGKGIATAIGVMASLAFLPALCAGVLAILSIVLTRYVSLGSLIFVALTPVFILILPGYSMSIFWGSLIICLFAFWRHRTNIVKLAKGQENKLGSKNPGGGKRVV; encoded by the coding sequence GTGATTTTATCAATCGCAGCGATCGTACTGAGCTATCTGCTTGGTTCGATCAGCTTTAGTGTTCTTCTTGCAAAAGCAATACGGGGGATTGATATACGTCAGCATGGGAGCGGAAATGCAGGAGCAACGAATACCCTGCGTATACTGGGTAAAGGGCCGGCTGCTGCCGTTCTGCTGCTTGATGTAATCAAAGGTGTTGCTGCAGTATGGATTGGCATATGGTTAAGTGACGGGTCTCCGTGGATTGCTGCATTCAGTGGTATCGCTGCCATAGCAGGTCATAACTGGCCGCTCTATTTCCATTTCCGGGGAGGAAAAGGTATTGCGACCGCGATTGGTGTAATGGCAAGCCTGGCTTTCCTACCTGCGCTGTGTGCCGGAGTTTTGGCGATACTGTCCATCGTTCTGACACGTTATGTTTCGCTTGGTTCTTTAATTTTTGTCGCTTTGACTCCTGTTTTCATTCTGATCCTGCCTGGATATTCGATGAGTATTTTCTGGGGCAGTCTGATTATTTGTCTGTTTGCATTCTGGAGACATCGCACGAACATTGTGAAGCTCGCCAAAGGACAGGAAAATAAATTGGGATCGAAGAACCCTGGAGGGGGGAAACGCGTTGTCTAA
- the prsW gene encoding glutamic-type intramembrane protease PrsW, which translates to MLLFSLLAAAVAPGLALLTYFYLKDRYDYEPLHMILRVFVMGILIVLPVMIIQRGMMMWLGDNPLIESILISGGVEEFVKFFVIYHIIYNHTEFDEPYDGILYSVAVSLGFATVENVLYAFAGNASVSGMFLRALLPVSGHAMFAVIMGYYMGKAKFIDDTKKKRWYLCLSLMLPFFWHALYDVIMNMMVNHWLWFIAPLMAGLWYGAIGKITRANNRSPFRFVKREEEIKL; encoded by the coding sequence GTGCTATTGTTTTCGCTTCTAGCTGCAGCAGTTGCTCCGGGTCTCGCCTTGTTAACATACTTTTATCTGAAAGACCGGTATGATTATGAGCCGCTTCACATGATTCTGAGAGTGTTTGTGATGGGTATTTTAATCGTTCTGCCCGTCATGATTATTCAGCGAGGTATGATGATGTGGCTTGGTGATAACCCCCTGATCGAATCCATCCTGATCTCGGGCGGGGTTGAGGAGTTTGTCAAATTTTTTGTGATTTATCACATCATTTATAATCACACCGAATTTGACGAGCCTTATGACGGGATATTATATTCGGTTGCCGTTTCATTGGGTTTCGCTACTGTGGAGAATGTGCTGTATGCTTTCGCAGGCAATGCCTCGGTTTCAGGAATGTTCCTTCGGGCTCTTCTTCCCGTATCCGGACATGCGATGTTCGCGGTTATTATGGGATATTACATGGGTAAGGCTAAATTTATTGACGATACGAAGAAGAAACGATGGTATCTCTGCTTATCTCTAATGCTGCCATTTTTCTGGCATGCCTTATACGATGTCATTATGAATATGATGGTGAATCACTGGTTATGGTTCATTGCGCCTCTTATGGCGGGTCTGTGGTATGGAGCAATTGGCAAGATTACACGGGCTAATAACCGTTCTCCTTTTCGTTTTGTGAAACGTGAGGAAGAGATTAAATTATAA